In one Thermodesulfobium acidiphilum genomic region, the following are encoded:
- a CDS encoding stalk domain-containing protein, with protein MKRFIFIFFVMCFLISTAYAQEQTPVSASKILDANIKIANDLKIIVDGKEIKSDVPPVIRYGLIYVPVRFVSEALKATVTWDEQHRIVKVSLGDKSIEFYIESSQVNVNNKEERMLAPAFIYQDRTMVPLEITALNLGASVGKGNNTINITLNKNQQNQINTPNNVSLNMPNPPIIEYGIPLLWLIGVLFLFFTIFKEYLKNKNS; from the coding sequence ATGAAAAGGTTTATTTTCATTTTTTTTGTAATGTGCTTTTTAATTTCTACTGCGTATGCCCAAGAACAAACGCCAGTTAGCGCGTCAAAGATTTTAGATGCAAATATTAAAATTGCTAACGATTTGAAAATTATTGTTGATGGAAAAGAAATTAAAAGTGATGTACCGCCAGTAATAAGATATGGTCTAATTTATGTGCCAGTAAGATTTGTATCAGAAGCTTTAAAAGCAACCGTAACATGGGATGAACAACATAGAATAGTTAAAGTTTCATTGGGTGACAAAAGTATAGAGTTTTACATTGAAAGCTCCCAGGTAAATGTAAACAATAAAGAAGAAAGGATGTTAGCTCCTGCTTTTATTTATCAGGATAGAACGATGGTTCCACTAGAGATAACGGCACTTAATCTTGGTGCGAGTGTAGGGAAGGGTAATAATACAATAAATATTACTCTTAATAAAAATCAGCAAAATCAAATAAATACACCTAATAACGTATCTCTTAATATGCCTAATCCTCCAATAATTGAATATGGAATACCCTTATTGTGGTTAATAGGGGTTTTATTTTTATTTTTTACAATTTTCAAAGAATATTTAAAAAATAAAAATTCTTAG
- the guaA gene encoding glutamine-hydrolyzing GMP synthase yields MASERDLIAVIDFGSQYSQLIARRVRECSVYSELFPPTITARELTRLNPKGIILSGGPNSVYDEDAPKMDSEILNMGIPILGICYGMQLISQQLGGHVEQGKKHEYGRTKIKFEGENLLFKNITNEINVWMSHGDEVKILPEGFCCLAITENKKLASVCSPEKNIYAVQFHPEVAHTEQGQLIIRNFVFNICKAKPTWSMATFIQDSISKIREMVGNQKVICALSGGVDSSAAAVLVHKAIGDNLTCFYVDTGLMRKNENRDIKRIFDEEFHLNVKFIDARERFLSKLEGVSDPEHKRKIIGEEFIRTFEDAIKGIGDFDWLVQGTLYPDVIESAVSVGGKAVRIKSHHNVAGLPKDMKFKLLEPFRNLFKDEVRNLALELGLPEEIVYRHPFPGPGLAIRIVGEITREKLRILRDADAIVREEIFNAGLYRDVWQAFAVLLPIKSVGVMGDRRTYSYPVVVRIVSSDDAMTADWARIPYDLLDRIARRIVNEVDEVNRVVYDISSKPPATIEWE; encoded by the coding sequence ATGGCTTCTGAGAGGGATCTTATTGCAGTAATAGATTTTGGCTCACAATATAGTCAACTTATTGCAAGAAGAGTAAGGGAATGTTCTGTATATTCTGAGCTTTTTCCTCCTACTATAACTGCGAGGGAACTTACTAGGCTTAATCCAAAGGGGATTATCCTTTCGGGTGGTCCTAATTCTGTTTATGACGAGGACGCTCCTAAAATGGATTCTGAAATATTAAATATGGGAATTCCAATTTTAGGCATTTGTTATGGCATGCAACTGATTTCTCAACAACTTGGTGGTCACGTAGAACAGGGTAAAAAGCACGAGTATGGCAGAACAAAAATAAAATTTGAAGGTGAAAATCTACTTTTCAAAAATATTACCAATGAAATTAACGTTTGGATGAGTCATGGAGACGAAGTAAAGATTTTACCAGAAGGTTTTTGTTGTCTTGCTATAACTGAAAATAAAAAGCTTGCAAGCGTTTGTTCTCCTGAAAAAAATATTTATGCAGTGCAGTTTCATCCTGAAGTGGCTCATACAGAACAGGGCCAGTTAATAATAAGAAATTTTGTTTTTAATATTTGTAAAGCAAAACCTACATGGTCTATGGCTACCTTTATACAAGATTCTATATCTAAAATTAGAGAAATGGTTGGCAATCAAAAAGTAATATGTGCACTTTCTGGTGGAGTTGATTCCAGTGCTGCTGCTGTTTTGGTTCACAAAGCTATAGGTGATAATCTTACTTGCTTTTATGTTGATACGGGTCTTATGAGAAAAAATGAAAATAGAGATATTAAAAGGATATTTGATGAAGAGTTCCATTTGAATGTAAAGTTTATTGATGCAAGAGAAAGATTTCTGTCAAAACTAGAAGGAGTATCAGATCCAGAACATAAAAGAAAGATTATTGGTGAAGAATTTATAAGGACATTCGAAGATGCAATAAAAGGAATTGGAGATTTCGATTGGTTGGTGCAGGGCACTCTATATCCCGATGTAATAGAGAGTGCTGTTAGCGTTGGCGGTAAAGCAGTGAGGATAAAATCGCACCATAATGTTGCTGGTCTCCCCAAGGATATGAAGTTTAAACTTCTTGAGCCGTTTAGAAATTTATTTAAAGATGAGGTAAGAAATCTTGCTTTAGAGCTTGGCCTTCCTGAAGAAATTGTTTATAGGCATCCCTTTCCTGGGCCAGGTCTTGCCATAAGAATTGTGGGTGAAATAACAAGAGAAAAATTAAGAATTTTGAGAGATGCTGATGCGATTGTCCGTGAAGAGATTTTTAATGCTGGATTATATAGAGATGTATGGCAAGCTTTTGCCGTGCTTTTGCCAATAAAAAGTGTAGGAGTTATGGGAGATAGGCGTACTTATTCTTATCCAGTAGTAGTAAGAATAGTTTCTAGCGATGATGCAATGACAGCAGATTGGGCGAGAATACCTTATGATTTGCTTGATAGGATCGCTAGAAGAATTGTAAATGAGGTAGATGAAGTTAATAGAGTGGTATATGATATATCCTCTAAACCACCCGCGACAATAGAGTGGGAGTAA
- a CDS encoding GuaB3 family IMP dehydrogenase-related protein, protein MEEISKFKITRRGYGLDEIALRPTERTIDPEDVDISVKIGCYEFSIPVIASAMDSVVNPFIAVELSKYGALGVINLQGIQTRYDDPLPVLEEIAAASTDDFVTVMQRLYEEPIKPDLIVKRIQEVKSHGAIAAVSSVPQMAAEFGPIARDAGADIFVLQATVIAPKHISSKGNILNIKEFCSMMEIPVIVGNTVGFSSTIGLMRQGASAVLIGVGPGAACTTRGVLGIGVPQATAISEAAAARDMFFNETGKYIPIIADGGMVNSGDMIKALAVGADAVMIGSPIARAQEAPGMGFHWGMATPNSVLPRGTRIRVGTVGTLKEILVGPARFDYGCHNIAGAMVLSLATLGVKTIRELHNIEVIVAPSLLTEGKVYQKAQKLGMGK, encoded by the coding sequence GTGGAAGAGATTTCAAAGTTTAAAATTACAAGAAGGGGTTATGGTCTTGACGAAATTGCATTAAGACCAACGGAAAGAACTATTGATCCGGAAGATGTAGATATATCCGTTAAAATTGGTTGTTATGAATTTAGCATTCCTGTTATTGCATCAGCAATGGATTCTGTAGTGAATCCTTTTATTGCAGTAGAGCTTTCAAAATATGGTGCTTTGGGAGTAATCAATTTGCAGGGCATTCAAACGAGATATGATGACCCCCTTCCTGTACTTGAAGAAATTGCCGCAGCTTCAACAGATGATTTTGTAACTGTAATGCAAAGACTTTATGAAGAACCGATTAAACCTGATCTTATAGTAAAGAGAATACAAGAAGTAAAGTCACATGGAGCAATTGCCGCAGTATCGAGTGTACCTCAAATGGCTGCTGAATTTGGCCCTATTGCAAGGGATGCTGGAGCAGATATATTTGTTCTTCAGGCAACTGTTATTGCACCAAAGCATATAAGCAGTAAAGGAAATATTTTGAATATAAAAGAATTTTGTTCTATGATGGAAATTCCAGTAATTGTAGGAAACACGGTTGGATTTTCTTCTACTATTGGTCTTATGAGACAGGGAGCAAGCGCAGTTTTGATAGGAGTTGGACCAGGTGCAGCATGTACGACAAGAGGAGTTTTAGGTATTGGTGTGCCTCAAGCTACTGCTATAAGTGAAGCAGCAGCTGCAAGAGATATGTTTTTCAATGAAACTGGAAAATATATACCCATAATTGCTGATGGCGGTATGGTAAACTCAGGAGATATGATTAAAGCATTAGCCGTGGGTGCAGATGCGGTTATGATAGGTTCGCCTATAGCAAGAGCTCAAGAAGCCCCTGGAATGGGTTTTCATTGGGGTATGGCTACACCTAATTCGGTTTTGCCAAGAGGAACGAGGATAAGAGTAGGAACAGTTGGAACTCTTAAGGAGATATTAGTAGGTCCTGCTAGGTTCGATTATGGATGTCATAATATAGCTGGGGCTATGGTTTTGTCCCTGGCAACTCTTGGAGTTAAGACTATTAGAGAATTACACAACATAGAAGTTATTGTTGCACCATCTCTTCTTACTGAGGGGAAAGTCTATCAGAAAGCCCAAAAGCTTGGGATGGGTAAGTAA
- a CDS encoding SDR family oxidoreductase, producing the protein MKVLIFGGTGFIGKQVVKTLLDKDNKVIVFSHKRKIEGENVEYIKGDILDKSSIKDALKLKPDVVINLVGIIKEVPERGITFKAMHFDAASNLIDSIVEFDKNIPLVQMSANGVEKGKELTDYFKYKYQAEEKIKSSGLKYAIIRPSIVIGEKEGIVKDLSMPLSLGFFPLPKIDAKFSPIRVEVVAERIIKAAEELVNGSLESNVIKICGEEEMSFRELIEYIAKIVEKKIIFVPVPLSLFKVAAFLGDRFDFIPLNTVTLKMLLQGNVCSDNTNYVRY; encoded by the coding sequence ATGAAAGTTTTAATTTTTGGAGGAACAGGATTTATTGGTAAACAAGTAGTAAAAACTTTACTTGATAAAGATAATAAAGTTATAGTTTTTTCTCATAAAAGAAAAATTGAAGGGGAAAATGTCGAATATATAAAAGGTGACATTCTTGATAAAAGTTCAATAAAAGATGCTTTAAAATTAAAACCAGACGTTGTAATTAATCTTGTTGGCATAATTAAAGAGGTGCCAGAAAGAGGGATAACCTTTAAGGCAATGCATTTTGATGCAGCATCCAATTTAATAGATTCTATAGTTGAATTTGATAAAAATATTCCATTAGTGCAAATGAGTGCCAATGGAGTAGAGAAGGGTAAAGAGCTCACTGATTACTTTAAGTATAAGTATCAGGCCGAAGAAAAGATAAAATCTAGTGGTTTAAAGTATGCAATAATTAGACCATCAATTGTAATTGGTGAAAAGGAAGGGATAGTAAAGGATTTGTCAATGCCATTAAGTTTAGGTTTTTTCCCTCTTCCTAAAATTGATGCAAAGTTTTCTCCAATAAGGGTAGAAGTTGTTGCTGAAAGAATTATAAAAGCTGCTGAAGAACTTGTGAATGGTAGCTTAGAGTCAAATGTTATAAAAATATGTGGTGAGGAAGAAATGAGTTTTCGAGAACTTATAGAATATATAGCAAAAATTGTTGAAAAAAAAATTATCTTTGTACCAGTTCCTTTATCTTTGTTTAAAGTAGCTGCCTTTTTGGGAGATAGGTTCGATTTTATACCGTTAAATACAGTAACCTTAAAAATGCTTCTTCAGGGAAATGTTTGCTCAGATAATACAAATTATGTAAGATATTAG
- the rfaE2 gene encoding D-glycero-beta-D-manno-heptose 1-phosphate adenylyltransferase — translation MEKISDVFKTLDEIILLVEGRRVVFTNGCFDIIHEGHIRLFEFAKALGDCLVVGINSDSSVKALKGDLRPINKQENRAVVVASIRFVDYCFIFNEHNPISSIERLRPLIHVKGGDYKIEDLPEAETVYRYGGRVEIFPFYKDFSTTNILKRIKSC, via the coding sequence TTGGAAAAAATTTCGGATGTATTTAAAACTTTAGATGAAATAATTTTGCTAGTTGAGGGCAGAAGAGTTGTATTCACAAATGGATGTTTTGATATTATACATGAAGGCCATATTAGACTATTCGAGTTTGCAAAAGCTTTAGGAGATTGTTTGGTTGTTGGGATAAATTCTGATAGTTCAGTTAAAGCATTAAAAGGTGATTTAAGACCCATAAATAAACAGGAAAATAGAGCTGTTGTTGTTGCTTCTATTAGATTTGTAGATTATTGCTTTATCTTTAATGAACATAATCCCATATCATCGATTGAAAGATTAAGACCATTAATCCATGTTAAAGGTGGAGACTATAAGATTGAAGATCTTCCAGAAGCTGAAACTGTGTATCGATATGGTGGAAGAGTTGAAATTTTCCCCTTTTATAAAGATTTTTCTACAACTAACATTTTGAAAAGAATAAAAAGCTGTTAG
- the rfaE1 gene encoding D-glycero-beta-D-manno-heptose-7-phosphate kinase: MFSEIHSFPLKFNTSKKILVIGDIMLDEYWFGDMERISPEAPVPVLKYLSSEFRLGGSANVAKNLTSLGANVSIVGIVGDDVESDRLKKLLFDSNIDTSGLIVSKKRPTTRKLRLIARKQQVLRVDSEDPSQIDGEELQGVINSLKKQIPECGAIIVSDYRKGLITEDVIEFLINSIDNRVCVADSKAKNYLLFKGFTTVAPNLKEVEAIFDRKLMSEEDIIRSGRELLRLLGSKAVHITRGADGISLFTEELTINFPAFSSEVYDVTGAGDTVTAVLTLSLMSGFDMIHSTFLANVAAAIVVRKVGTSTTNINEIERYLREEEIRDLYNKIVLNSEKGE; the protein is encoded by the coding sequence ATGTTTTCTGAAATTCATAGTTTTCCTTTAAAATTCAATACATCTAAGAAGATTTTAGTTATTGGCGATATTATGCTTGATGAATATTGGTTTGGAGATATGGAAAGGATTTCTCCTGAAGCTCCAGTTCCAGTTTTAAAATATCTCAGTAGCGAATTTAGACTTGGCGGATCTGCAAATGTTGCAAAAAATTTGACTTCTTTGGGGGCAAATGTCTCTATTGTTGGGATTGTTGGCGATGATGTTGAATCAGATAGACTTAAGAAACTTTTATTTGATTCAAATATAGACACATCTGGTTTGATCGTTTCTAAAAAAAGGCCTACAACGAGAAAGCTTAGATTGATTGCAAGAAAACAACAGGTTTTAAGGGTGGATAGCGAAGACCCAAGTCAGATTGATGGTGAGGAGCTTCAGGGAGTAATAAATTCTTTAAAAAAACAAATACCTGAGTGCGGCGCTATAATAGTTTCTGATTATAGAAAAGGATTAATTACTGAAGATGTAATAGAATTTTTGATAAATTCAATTGATAATAGAGTTTGTGTAGCCGATTCCAAAGCAAAAAATTATTTATTATTTAAAGGTTTTACTACAGTTGCTCCTAACCTAAAAGAGGTTGAGGCAATTTTTGATAGAAAATTAATGAGTGAAGAAGATATTATTCGGTCAGGGCGAGAACTTCTAAGACTTTTGGGCAGTAAAGCTGTTCACATTACAAGAGGTGCTGATGGAATTTCTCTTTTTACTGAAGAATTAACTATAAATTTTCCAGCATTTTCGAGCGAAGTTTATGATGTAACGGGTGCAGGAGATACAGTTACTGCAGTTTTAACATTATCATTAATGTCTGGTTTTGATATGATTCATTCAACATTTTTGGCAAACGTTGCTGCAGCGATAGTTGTAAGAAAAGTTGGGACCTCAACTACTAATATTAATGAAATAGAAAGATACCTTAGGGAAGAGGAAATTAGAGATTTGTACAATAAAATTGTTCTAAATTCGGAAAAGGGTGAATAA
- a CDS encoding DegT/DnrJ/EryC1/StrS family aminotransferase → MEKIALEGGKSQRESFLVFGKPRIEEDEIEEVVATLKSGWISTGPRVKKFEEKFSEYIGVKNCIALNSCTAGLFLALVLSGIGNNDEVITTTLTFASSANVIEHVGAKPVFVDIKESDLNFDEDLIESKINERTRALISVHMAGNSCNIEKVSKIVKRYNLVWINDAAHAIETEWDGKKISYYGDFSSYSFYATKNITTAEGGMLVVKDDKSYGRGRILSLHGISRDAWKRYSSEGFKHYEVIEPGFKYNMTDIQAALGIKQLEKIERYWKIRDEIAKMYINRLSEIDEIEPIEYSFDRRKPSYHLFILKITDDSLSRDFMMEALKYENIGTGIHYLPLHMQKYYKEKYSLKESEFPVATKLGKKIFSVPIGANITEKDVDDVICAIKKIICFVKKKIL, encoded by the coding sequence TTGGAAAAGATAGCATTAGAAGGCGGAAAATCCCAAAGGGAAAGTTTTTTGGTTTTTGGAAAACCAAGGATTGAAGAGGATGAAATTGAAGAAGTAGTGGCAACACTAAAATCAGGCTGGATTTCGACAGGACCAAGAGTAAAAAAATTTGAAGAAAAGTTTTCTGAATATATTGGTGTAAAAAACTGTATTGCTCTTAATTCTTGTACAGCAGGTCTTTTCCTTGCACTTGTTCTTTCTGGGATTGGAAATAATGATGAAGTTATTACAACCACTCTAACCTTTGCATCGAGTGCAAATGTAATTGAACATGTCGGAGCAAAACCTGTCTTTGTCGACATAAAAGAATCAGATCTTAACTTTGATGAAGACTTGATTGAATCTAAAATTAACGAAAGAACAAGAGCCTTGATATCTGTTCATATGGCAGGAAATTCGTGTAACATTGAAAAAGTTAGTAAAATAGTAAAAAGATACAATCTTGTTTGGATTAATGATGCTGCTCATGCTATTGAGACTGAGTGGGATGGCAAAAAGATTTCTTATTATGGAGATTTTTCAAGCTATAGCTTTTATGCCACGAAAAATATTACTACAGCTGAAGGTGGTATGTTGGTTGTTAAGGATGATAAATCTTATGGAAGAGGAAGAATATTATCACTTCATGGCATATCGAGAGATGCTTGGAAGAGATATTCTTCTGAGGGTTTTAAACACTATGAGGTGATTGAACCAGGATTTAAATATAATATGACCGATATTCAAGCTGCATTAGGGATAAAGCAGCTTGAAAAAATAGAAAGGTATTGGAAGATAAGAGATGAAATTGCTAAGATGTATATTAATAGGCTTTCAGAAATTGATGAAATAGAGCCTATTGAATATTCATTTGATAGGAGAAAGCCTTCTTATCATTTATTCATTTTAAAAATAACTGATGATTCTTTATCAAGAGACTTTATGATGGAAGCACTAAAGTACGAAAATATTGGTACTGGAATACATTATTTACCACTTCACATGCAAAAATATTATAAAGAAAAATATTCTCTGAAAGAAAGTGAATTTCCTGTTGCCACAAAATTAGGTAAAAAAATTTTCTCTGTTCCAATAGGTGCAAATATAACAGAAAAGGATGTGGATGATGTTATTTGTGCTATTAAAAAGATTATTTGTTTTGTTAAGAAAAAAATTCTCTAA
- a CDS encoding glycosyltransferase: MKILHLLNEGNLSWQKTFVNFVCGLCEYGVENFIGMPDSGYTYDFLSEYKIRLANKPAFNIIPIKFKGFFDPFSYFKLVSIIRNQNIDIVHSQLSRAALYAGMAKKLTKVKVVSSAQKVSSIKYFLNSDIVVACSKSVERDFIRRGFSGSITQIYNGINFEDYFSKRISKEQAKSRIGITPETFSIGIVARLSPMKGHKVLFESFRKIKDDYKDKAISLVVVGDGELEFELKQLAKKLKIEKDIIFLGRREDLVELLCSFDLYVSSSIEKEGLPTILIEALLMEVPVIATDIAGTNEIIINNKTGFLVNPDPELLYGSIKEFLTKFFNKDESIIKIVEEGKKHAIENFSLNKMVKSYFEIYKSLLR, encoded by the coding sequence ATGAAAATTTTACACCTTTTGAATGAGGGTAATCTTAGTTGGCAAAAAACTTTTGTTAACTTTGTATGTGGTCTATGTGAATATGGTGTAGAAAATTTTATAGGTATGCCAGATAGTGGCTATACTTATGATTTCTTAAGTGAATATAAAATTAGGCTGGCGAATAAGCCAGCCTTTAATATTATTCCTATTAAATTTAAAGGCTTTTTTGATCCATTTTCTTATTTTAAATTGGTTAGTATTATTAGAAATCAAAATATTGATATTGTTCACTCACAATTATCAAGAGCAGCTCTTTATGCTGGAATGGCAAAAAAATTAACTAAGGTAAAGGTTGTTTCAAGTGCACAAAAGGTTAGTTCCATAAAGTATTTTTTAAACTCAGACATCGTTGTAGCATGTTCTAAATCTGTGGAAAGAGATTTTATTAGAAGGGGTTTTTCAGGGAGTATTACGCAAATATATAATGGTATTAATTTCGAAGATTATTTTTCAAAAAGAATAAGCAAAGAACAGGCTAAATCTAGAATTGGCATTACTCCTGAAACCTTCTCTATAGGTATTGTGGCAAGGTTGTCTCCCATGAAGGGACATAAAGTTCTTTTTGAGTCCTTTAGAAAAATTAAAGATGATTATAAGGATAAGGCAATTTCTCTTGTCGTGGTTGGAGATGGAGAGCTTGAATTTGAGCTCAAACAACTTGCAAAAAAATTAAAGATCGAAAAAGATATAATTTTTCTTGGTAGAAGAGAAGACCTGGTCGAGCTTCTGTGTTCGTTTGATCTTTATGTCTCTTCTTCAATAGAAAAGGAAGGATTGCCAACAATTTTAATAGAAGCACTTTTAATGGAAGTACCGGTAATAGCGACTGATATTGCTGGAACTAATGAGATAATTATTAATAATAAAACTGGTTTTTTAGTAAATCCTGATCCAGAATTGTTATATGGTTCTATAAAAGAATTTTTAACCAAGTTTTTTAATAAAGATGAAAGTATAATAAAGATTGTAGAGGAAGGGAAAAAGCACGCAATTGAGAATTTTTCACTTAATAAAATGGTAAAGTCATATTTTGAAATCTATAAATCACTCTTAAGGTAA
- a CDS encoding S1C family serine protease translates to MYEQKENKFKEILVKSIFFFVAACFGGMLVLGAIWAFPAFRPPVKVAPSTAVAAIDMSVDSPIVQAVKKVMPSVVQINTLMYVKNPISDFFGIPMKPIPEEGLGSGVIIKSDGLILTNNHVIANATKVKVTLSDGRKFDGEVIGADPVTDLAVVKVNATGLPAAELGSSSNLQLGEWAIAIGNPYGFSGTVTLGIVSALDRRVQTSAYSAGPFIQTDAAINPGNSGGPLVDINGRVIGINTAIIPYAQGIGFAIPIDTAKEILNQLITNHEVVHPYLGIDMLPVDQYQLSQMGIKQNAAVYVAKVLPGSPAEKAGILPGDIILKINDKEVDIYTLPNIILTHKVGDVVKVTLYRSGKIMVIPVTLEPRPANMKY, encoded by the coding sequence ATGTACGAACAAAAAGAAAATAAGTTTAAAGAAATCCTGGTAAAATCGATTTTCTTTTTTGTAGCAGCTTGTTTTGGAGGAATGCTGGTTCTTGGTGCAATATGGGCTTTCCCTGCTTTTAGACCTCCGGTAAAAGTTGCACCATCAACTGCAGTAGCTGCAATAGACATGTCAGTAGATTCTCCCATAGTTCAAGCAGTAAAGAAGGTTATGCCAAGCGTTGTTCAAATAAATACTTTAATGTACGTTAAAAATCCTATTTCTGACTTCTTTGGAATTCCAATGAAACCAATTCCTGAAGAGGGGCTTGGCTCAGGAGTTATTATTAAGAGTGATGGCTTAATTCTTACTAACAATCACGTAATTGCCAATGCGACAAAGGTAAAGGTTACTCTCTCTGATGGCAGAAAATTTGACGGAGAAGTGATTGGGGCTGATCCTGTTACCGATTTGGCAGTAGTAAAGGTAAATGCTACAGGTTTACCTGCAGCAGAACTTGGTTCGTCTTCAAATCTTCAATTAGGAGAGTGGGCTATTGCAATAGGTAATCCATATGGATTTTCTGGTACGGTAACTCTTGGTATTGTTAGTGCTCTTGATAGGAGAGTTCAAACATCCGCTTATAGTGCCGGTCCGTTTATTCAAACTGATGCTGCTATAAATCCAGGAAATTCAGGCGGGCCTTTAGTGGATATTAATGGAAGAGTAATAGGCATCAATACAGCTATTATACCTTATGCCCAGGGTATCGGTTTTGCAATTCCGATTGACACTGCAAAGGAGATATTAAATCAATTAATAACAAATCATGAGGTTGTTCACCCATATCTGGGAATTGATATGCTGCCTGTTGATCAATATCAACTTAGCCAGATGGGAATTAAGCAAAATGCAGCTGTTTATGTAGCAAAAGTTTTACCAGGTTCTCCTGCAGAAAAGGCTGGTATTTTACCGGGAGACATAATCTTAAAAATTAATGATAAAGAAGTTGATATTTACACTTTGCCAAATATAATTCTTACCCATAAGGTAGGAGATGTTGTTAAAGTAACTTTATATAGATCCGGAAAAATTATGGTCATACCTGTTACCCTTGAACCTAGACCTGCAAATATGAAATACTAG